The sequence CGCATGGACGCAGAGATTGTCGCCGGCCATGACCGAGATCGTGCGGGCATGGCCGACGATCCGCATGTCCGGATGCAGTGGCGACACGCGTCCCGCCATACAATTCATGCGATTCATGCAGTCGCCCGCGACCGCCGGCGGCACACCCTTCCAGCGCTCAAGAGTCGCAGCGTCGAGCGGCCGGTAGTCGGCCTTGTAACGAAGAATCGGCATGAAGGGTCTCCCTTGGGTTTCTTGGTTTGAATGTCTGTCTAGCTTGCCGCGCGCCGCGTCATCGCCGTCAGAAGGCCGGCGCCGATCATCGCGCTTCCGCCCAGGCGGTTGACCAGCCGGAGCGCGCGCGTACTTGAAAAGCGGCTGCGCATGGTCCCGGCCATGACCGCCCAGAAAGCGGCATTGATGGCGCCGAGGATGACGAAGGTCGCGATCAGGATCACGAACTGGGCCAGCAGCGGCCGCGCCGGATCGACGAATTGCGGAACGAAGGCGACGAAGAAGACGATTCCCTTCGGATTGAGCGCGGTGACGACATAGGCATTCGCGAACATCTTGGCCCAGTCGCGTCGTCCGTTCGACACCGGTGCGGCGGCAAGCTCAGGTTTGCTCCGCCAGAGCTGGATGCCGAGCCAGACGAGATAGGCAGCGCCGGCGAGCTTGAGGATCGTGAAGAGGTCAGCCGAGGCGGCGAGCACCGCGCCGGCGCCGGCCAGCGAAACGGTCATCGCCGTCAGGTCGCCGAGCGCCACTCCGGGAACCGTCGCCCAGCCAGTGTCTCTTCCTCGCGACATTGCGTAGCTCGCAACCATCATCACCGTCGGCCCTGGAATGGCGAGCATGACTGAGGAGGCTGCGGCGAACGCGAGCCAGATTGCCGGATCCATGAAACCACTCCTCATCAAGATCTTGTGCCGACCGGCCGGTACAGCGCGGTGAAGTGAGCCACAGATACGGAACATCAGGCAAGGGCCGCAGACCGCTCTCTCCCCCCATTCGCGCGGTAAAGTCCGGAAACCCGCACTGAGCCACTAGATGTAGATTTTATGACAATTCGACGCACAAAATGTGTTGATCCTCGGGCCCGATGACGGCATTATTTGTTGAGACGGCTTGGCACGGGCCTTCAGACAGAAAAGCGAAGCTCGAACATTGCTTTGAGACTTCGATCCGCCGATCTGCAATGCATGATCGGAACAAGATACGCTTTTCGCAAATTCGCCAATTATGATTGGTGGAATTACTTTAACTTTACTTCTATTTTACTTTCATATCGCCGCACGAAACCTGTGATCGGCGGAAATCTGCGAAATCTCACACAACATTCATTTTTTCCCCCTCTGCGGTTCATTTATCATTGCTTCAAGGAACCCAAATCCGGTATCGTCCCAACCCTTGGCCACAAGATCTTGTGGCGTCTGCGCTCAACGCCACTGACTGACGGAACGGGGGGTTCCAAGCATGAGAATTGATCGCCGGTTTACGGACGCGAAGAAGGGTCCTTACGCGGGTATTAAGTTCAGGAAGACCAGCAGCGAGATCCGGAATCCGGACGGCTCCGTTGTGTTCCAGAACAGCGATATCGAAGTGCCCGCGGATTGGTCGCAGGTGGCCTGCGATATCCTGGCGCAAAAGTATTTCCGCAAGGCCGGCATCCCCGCAAAGCTGAAGCCGTTCGAGGAGAATGACGTTCCCTCGTGGCTCTGGCGCATGCAGCCCGACGAGAAGGCCCTGGCGAAACTGCCGGAAGCCGAGCGCTCGGTCGGCGAATCCAGCGCCAAGCAGGTCTTCAACCGTCTTGCCGGCACCTGGACTTACTGGGGCTGGAAGGGCGGCTATTTCGACAGCGAAGCCGACGCCAAGACCTACTACGAAGAAATGTGCCATATGCTTTGCCGGCAGATGGCGGCCCCGAACTCCCCCCAGTGGTTCAATACCGGCCTGCACTGGGCCTACGGGATCGACGGTCCGGCCCAGGGTCACCATTATGTCGACTACAAGACCGGCAAGCTGGTCCGCTCCAAGTCGGCCTACGAGCATCCGCAGCCCCATGCCTGCTTCATCCAGGGCGTCAGCGACGATCTGGTGAACGAGGGTGGCATCATGGACCTCTGGGTCCGCGAAGCGCGGCTCTTCAAATACGGCTCCGGCACCGGCTCAAACTTCTCCCGCCTGCGCGGCGAGGGTGAATCGCTTTCCGGCGGCGGCAAGTCCTCCGGCCTGATGAGTTTCCTGAAGATCGGCGACCGTGCGGCCGGCGCCATCAAGTCCGGCGGCACCACCCGCCGTGCGGCGAAGATGGTCACCGTCGACATCGATCATCCGGACATCGAGAAATACATCGACTGGAAGGTGATCGAGGAGCAGAAGGTCGCCTCCCTCGTCGCCGGCTCCAAACTCGCTCAGAAGCACATGAACGAAGTGATGGTCGCCTGCCGTGACGCCGAGGGTGTCGAGGGCGAGGCCCGCTTCGATCCGAAGCAGAATCCGGCGCTGAAAAAGGCCATCAAGGCCGCCCGCAAGGTCATGATCCCGGAGAACTACGTCCAGCGGGTCATCCAGTTCGCCGAGCAGGGCTACACCGCCATCGAGTTCCCGACCTACGACACCGACTGGGACAGCGAGGCTTATCTCACCGTTTCCGGCCAGAACTCGAACAACTCGATCCGCGTCACAAACGACTTCCTCGAAGCCGTCGCGGAGGGCAAGAACTGGGACCTCATCCGCCGCACCGACGGCAAGGTCGCCAAGTCCGTGAATGCGGCCGAGCTCTGGGACAAGGTCTCCAACGCGGCCTGGTCCTGCGCCGATCCGGGGATCCAGTACGACACCACGATCAACGAGTGGCACACCTGCCCAGCCTCGGGACGGATCAACGCATCCAACCCGTGCTCGGAATACATGTTCCTCGACGACACGGCCTGCAACCTCGCTTCGATGAACCTGATGCAGTTCCGGCACGAGGACGGCAGCTTCGATATCGAGGCCTTCGAGCACGCCACCCGGATCTGGACCATCACGCTCGAGATCTCCGTGCTGATGGCGCAGTTCCCGTCGAAGGAAATCGCCAAGCTGTCCTATGACTTCCGGACCCTTGGCCTCGGCTTCGCCAATATCGGTGGCCTGCTGATGGCGAGCGGCTTCTCCTATGACAGCGACGAGGGCCGCGAACTCTGCGGCGCGATCAGCGCCCTGATGACCGGCATCGCCTACAAGACCTCGGCGGAAATGGCCGGCCAGCTCGGCACCTTCCCGGAATACGAGCCGAACGCGGCGCACATGCTGCGGGTCATCCGCAACCACCGCCGGGCGGCCTATGGCGAAGAGACCGGCTACGAGGACATCGCGATCAATCCGGTGCCGCTCGACGCCTCGAAGAGCCCCAACACCGCGCTCAACGCGGCCGCGATCGCGGCCTGGGACGCGGCGCTCGAACTCGGCGAGACGCACGGCTACCGCAACGCCCAGACCACGGTGATCGCCCCGACCGGCACCATCGGCCTGGTCATGGATTGCGACACCACCGGCATCGAGCCGGACTTCGCCCTGGTGAAGTTCAAGAAGCTCGCCGGCGGCGGCTACTTCAAGATCATCAACCGCATCGTGCCGGAAGCGCTCCGCAACCTCGGCTACGAGGAAGAT comes from Nisaea sediminum and encodes:
- a CDS encoding LysE family translocator, coding for MDPAIWLAFAAASSVMLAIPGPTVMMVASYAMSRGRDTGWATVPGVALGDLTAMTVSLAGAGAVLAASADLFTILKLAGAAYLVWLGIQLWRSKPELAAAPVSNGRRDWAKMFANAYVVTALNPKGIVFFVAFVPQFVDPARPLLAQFVILIATFVILGAINAAFWAVMAGTMRSRFSSTRALRLVNRLGGSAMIGAGLLTAMTRRAAS
- a CDS encoding vitamin B12-dependent ribonucleotide reductase, which gives rise to MRIDRRFTDAKKGPYAGIKFRKTSSEIRNPDGSVVFQNSDIEVPADWSQVACDILAQKYFRKAGIPAKLKPFEENDVPSWLWRMQPDEKALAKLPEAERSVGESSAKQVFNRLAGTWTYWGWKGGYFDSEADAKTYYEEMCHMLCRQMAAPNSPQWFNTGLHWAYGIDGPAQGHHYVDYKTGKLVRSKSAYEHPQPHACFIQGVSDDLVNEGGIMDLWVREARLFKYGSGTGSNFSRLRGEGESLSGGGKSSGLMSFLKIGDRAAGAIKSGGTTRRAAKMVTVDIDHPDIEKYIDWKVIEEQKVASLVAGSKLAQKHMNEVMVACRDAEGVEGEARFDPKQNPALKKAIKAARKVMIPENYVQRVIQFAEQGYTAIEFPTYDTDWDSEAYLTVSGQNSNNSIRVTNDFLEAVAEGKNWDLIRRTDGKVAKSVNAAELWDKVSNAAWSCADPGIQYDTTINEWHTCPASGRINASNPCSEYMFLDDTACNLASMNLMQFRHEDGSFDIEAFEHATRIWTITLEISVLMAQFPSKEIAKLSYDFRTLGLGFANIGGLLMASGFSYDSDEGRELCGAISALMTGIAYKTSAEMAGQLGTFPEYEPNAAHMLRVIRNHRRAAYGEETGYEDIAINPVPLDASKSPNTALNAAAIAAWDAALELGETHGYRNAQTTVIAPTGTIGLVMDCDTTGIEPDFALVKFKKLAGGGYFKIINRIVPEALRNLGYEEDQIEEMIRYAVGHGTLEGAPGINPESLKAKGFGDAQVKAVQDAVASAFDIKFAFNKWTLGEDFCRDTLGFTDAQLNDLSFDMLQSLGFSKKQIEETNTYVCGAMTLEGAPGLKDEHLPVFDCANPCGRIGKRFLSTESHIRMMAASQPFITGAISKTINMPNSATVQDCSDAYILSWKLGLKANALYRDGSKLSQPLSSALVEDEEEDDLEELLEAPAAVKAPIVAERIVERIIERAAERRRLPHRRKGYTQKANVGGHKVYLRTGEYEEGKLGEIFIDMHKEGAAFRSLMNNFAIAVSIGLQYGVPLEEYVDAFTFTRFEPQGMVSGNDAIKMATSILDYIFRELAISYLDRHDLSHVETDDLLPDSIGDGDDENAVDAAKAQLMEKVGTITSRGYVRKNLVVLQGGQSQTVKATGTDNAQPVMAATTQAATVTTTIEKSASVTVSETVMDAVDEKLNRIREARIKGYEGESCGECGNFTLVRNGTCLKCDTCGGTSGCS